One Halosegnis longus DNA window includes the following coding sequences:
- a CDS encoding MGMT family protein, which translates to MDTAGIYARESDRLGRCVQFGYASERLLSVSFPETPDDDASDAHPLLDRIERYLEGEPDDFDDVAVALTLPTDQRAVLESLRAVGYGENTSVAALARMTPDLNDDEDDDLRAVREALAANPAPLVVGDHRVRDGPSAAPPEVVQQLRALEGL; encoded by the coding sequence ATGGACACTGCCGGAATCTACGCCCGCGAGAGCGACCGACTCGGCCGCTGTGTGCAGTTCGGCTACGCATCCGAGCGACTGCTTTCCGTCTCGTTTCCCGAGACGCCCGACGACGACGCGAGCGACGCACACCCGCTGCTCGACCGCATCGAGCGGTATCTGGAAGGCGAACCGGACGACTTCGACGACGTAGCCGTCGCGCTCACGCTTCCGACCGACCAGCGAGCGGTGCTCGAATCGCTCCGCGCCGTCGGCTACGGCGAGAACACGAGCGTCGCCGCGCTCGCCCGGATGACGCCGGACCTGAACGACGACGAGGACGACGACCTGCGGGCCGTGCGGGAGGCGCTCGCCGCGAACCCCGCACCCCTCGTCGTCGGCGACCACCGGGTCCGTGACGGCCCGAGTGCAGCCCCGCCCGAGGTCGTCCAACAGCTCCGAGCGCTCGAAGGATTATAA
- a CDS encoding DUF5787 family protein, with the protein MDDPEFIFELRVCRWAEQQWPPTRERGDTAVLVARQLGIRSRRYDTLIFECDPAALEARGVFGDERLESDMLHVLTNAPTSYGYYRDVLPDPGYSWNHVRETIHAADDRGLVDTRRNGNRIEIRRRYRYPDWVDRVVAIENKPDLSASAATALADQIERDVALGLADEVWVATEATDDEVAPALYERLPVEAGILAVGETVDVAWNATALATGEPGTRILDRPDGDEHDLSAARFEYASVEWKREKRRQIAERAYERGWRSYVDTMRPDCREFELRDPDIPLPYCRAKGRHVTSAECRHACGSFAPEPPAWRSKGWPIEGGPGKGYKRLLARQRDRRR; encoded by the coding sequence GTGGACGACCCGGAGTTCATCTTCGAACTTCGCGTCTGTCGGTGGGCCGAACAGCAGTGGCCACCGACCCGCGAGCGCGGCGACACCGCCGTCCTCGTCGCCCGCCAGCTCGGGATTCGGTCGCGTCGCTACGACACTCTCATCTTCGAGTGTGACCCGGCGGCACTGGAGGCGCGCGGCGTCTTCGGCGACGAACGGCTCGAATCCGATATGCTCCACGTGCTCACGAACGCGCCGACAAGCTACGGCTACTACCGCGACGTGCTCCCGGACCCCGGCTACAGTTGGAACCACGTCCGCGAGACGATTCACGCCGCGGACGACCGAGGTCTCGTCGACACGCGCCGCAACGGCAACCGTATCGAGATTCGCCGCCGCTACCGCTACCCCGACTGGGTGGACCGCGTCGTCGCTATCGAGAACAAGCCGGACCTCTCGGCGAGTGCCGCCACGGCGCTCGCCGACCAAATCGAGCGCGACGTGGCACTCGGCTTGGCGGACGAAGTGTGGGTCGCGACGGAGGCGACCGACGACGAGGTCGCGCCGGCGCTGTACGAACGGCTTCCCGTCGAGGCCGGCATCCTCGCGGTCGGTGAGACGGTCGACGTAGCGTGGAACGCGACCGCGCTCGCGACCGGCGAGCCGGGGACGCGCATCCTCGACCGACCCGACGGGGACGAACACGACCTGAGCGCGGCGCGGTTCGAGTACGCGAGCGTCGAGTGGAAACGGGAGAAACGCCGGCAGATCGCGGAACGCGCCTACGAGCGCGGCTGGCGGTCGTACGTCGACACGATGCGACCCGACTGCCGCGAGTTCGAACTTCGGGACCCGGACATCCCGCTTCCCTACTGTCGGGCGAAGGGTCGCCACGTGACGAGCGCGGAGTGTCGCCACGCCTGCGGGTCGTTCGCGCCGGAACCGCCGGCGTGGCGGTCGAAGGGGTGGCCGATCGAGGGCGGCCCGGGAAAGGGGTACAAACGACTGCTGGCCCGCCAGCGGGACCGCCGCCGCTAG
- a CDS encoding DUF5797 family protein, whose amino-acid sequence MSEREQELDETASGRLADIVALQPTKNGELQDRWGMESGSEVHQYLEGELKRFYYRDDNSLIRATDEAAELVDVEPGIEGDGDAGGPRVVRVPALQVGIIEVLAGRDEEPQSVVSVLHDLRDAGYDPEVGEVRSGLRSLESKGVVTSIKKTVPTFRLAVDRDELEVEERDD is encoded by the coding sequence ATGAGCGAACGCGAGCAGGAGCTGGACGAGACGGCCAGCGGGCGGCTCGCCGACATCGTCGCGCTCCAGCCGACGAAAAACGGTGAGCTACAGGACCGGTGGGGGATGGAGTCGGGCAGCGAGGTCCACCAGTATCTCGAAGGCGAACTGAAGCGATTCTACTACCGCGACGACAACAGCCTCATCCGCGCGACCGACGAGGCGGCCGAACTCGTCGACGTGGAACCGGGCATCGAGGGTGACGGCGACGCGGGCGGTCCTCGCGTCGTCCGCGTGCCCGCCCTACAGGTCGGCATCATCGAGGTGCTCGCCGGACGTGACGAGGAGCCACAGAGCGTCGTCAGCGTGCTGCACGACCTGCGCGATGCCGGCTACGACCCCGAAGTCGGCGAGGTTCGCTCGGGGCTCCGCTCGCTGGAGAGCAAGGGCGTCGTCACCTCGATCAAAAAGACCGTCCCGACGTTCCGGCTCGCCGTCGACCGCGACGAACTCGAAGTCGAGGAGCGCGACGACTAG
- the ribH gene encoding 6,7-dimethyl-8-ribityllumazine synthase translates to MVTLGLVVAQFNKERPITHEMEAAARDAAAERDATIAETVPVPGAYDAPLAADRLARRDDIDAVAVIGAIITGDTDHDRVIADATAQGLTDVSLDRDTPVTYGVTGPGMSVADAEARIPKGGDVVDSAIDLAVELEDL, encoded by the coding sequence ATGGTCACGCTCGGACTCGTGGTGGCGCAGTTCAACAAGGAACGGCCCATCACCCACGAGATGGAAGCCGCCGCGCGCGACGCCGCCGCCGAGCGCGACGCCACCATCGCCGAGACGGTTCCGGTGCCCGGTGCCTACGACGCGCCGCTTGCCGCGGACCGACTCGCTCGCCGCGACGACATCGACGCCGTCGCCGTCATCGGTGCCATCATCACCGGCGACACCGACCACGACCGCGTCATCGCCGACGCCACCGCACAGGGGCTGACGGACGTATCCCTCGACCGCGATACGCCGGTCACCTACGGCGTCACCGGCCCGGGGATGAGTGTTGCCGACGCCGAGGCACGTATTCCGAAGGGCGGCGATGTCGTCGACAGCGCAATCGACCTCGCAGTAGAACTCGAAGACCTATGA
- a CDS encoding pyridoxal phosphate-dependent aminotransferase, whose translation MTQTFADRVTRVEPSATIAISNLASELEADGVDVVDLSVGEPDFPTPQNIVEAGKQAIDDGHTGYAPSNGIPQLREAIVEKFEADGLSYGTDELIVTPGGKQALFEVFMALLDEDDEVVLFDPAWVSYEAMAKMAGASIERVDLSPYEFQLEPALDELAEVVTDDTSLIVVNSPSNPTGAVFSDAALEGVRDLAVEHDVMALSDEIYQEITYGTDMTSLGSLDGMEDRTITLNGFSKAYSMTGWRLGYVGLPADLHEQAAKIQSHSVTCATHFVQYAGLEALTNTDEAVAEMRDAFHERRDMLLELFAEHDKDVATPEGAFYMMLPVDDDDQAWCEGAIEDAHVATVPGSAFGTPGYARLSYAASEQRLREAVKRLAEHDYI comes from the coding sequence ATGACCCAGACATTCGCAGACCGCGTCACCCGTGTCGAACCGAGCGCCACTATCGCCATCTCCAACCTCGCCAGCGAACTCGAGGCCGACGGCGTCGACGTCGTCGACTTATCCGTCGGCGAACCCGACTTCCCGACGCCCCAGAACATCGTCGAGGCGGGCAAACAGGCAATCGACGACGGCCACACCGGCTACGCTCCCTCCAACGGGATTCCACAGCTCCGGGAGGCCATCGTCGAGAAGTTCGAGGCCGACGGCCTCTCCTACGGCACCGACGAGCTCATCGTCACGCCCGGCGGGAAACAGGCCCTCTTCGAGGTGTTCATGGCCCTGCTCGATGAGGACGACGAGGTCGTCCTCTTCGACCCGGCGTGGGTGAGCTACGAGGCGATGGCGAAGATGGCCGGCGCGTCCATCGAGCGCGTCGACCTCTCGCCGTACGAGTTCCAACTCGAACCCGCCCTCGACGAGCTGGCCGAGGTCGTCACCGACGACACCTCGCTCATCGTCGTCAACAGCCCGTCGAACCCGACGGGCGCGGTCTTCTCCGACGCCGCCCTCGAAGGCGTCCGCGACCTCGCCGTCGAACACGACGTGATGGCACTCTCCGATGAAATCTACCAGGAGATTACCTACGGGACGGATATGACCTCCCTCGGCAGCCTCGACGGGATGGAAGACCGGACGATTACGCTCAACGGCTTCTCGAAGGCCTATTCGATGACGGGCTGGCGGCTCGGCTACGTCGGGCTTCCCGCCGACCTCCACGAGCAGGCCGCGAAGATTCAGAGCCACTCGGTCACCTGTGCGACTCACTTCGTCCAGTACGCCGGGCTCGAAGCCCTGACCAACACCGACGAGGCCGTCGCGGAGATGCGCGATGCGTTCCACGAGCGGCGCGACATGCTGCTGGAGCTGTTCGCAGAACACGACAAGGACGTTGCCACGCCCGAGGGTGCTTTCTACATGATGCTCCCGGTCGACGACGACGACCAGGCGTGGTGTGAGGGTGCAATCGAGGACGCCCACGTCGCGACCGTCCCGGGCAGCGCGTTCGGGACCCCCGGCTACGCGCGATTATCCTACGCCGCGAGCGAACAGCGACTCCGCGAGGCGGTCAAGCGACTCGCCGAACACGACTACATCTAG
- a CDS encoding bacterio-opsin activator domain-containing protein, whose translation MNPEHVVSAGSGADSVAAVLGETTQPAYQLAAGGNIAWWNEQFASVVGYTDEELSQLDAPDLFPAETWDRFEARLAGADETTYWTDKIDMVRKDGEQCTHHHTTNLTQNGGESVLTGIVSVADGDLPRAELLEAVQLATDRVIAAKTREEIEHALCETLGNAGLYRAVWVGEERDGRLEPVAAAGPETVSVDAFAGEWTEADEARPALVTAQTGRISTIRDIPNSELPDGPRAFTADHGFHAGCSVPLVADGTIYGVLTSYTDTPDRYGELEETLLTQLGRVAGLAIGSVQTERLMLSQPRIELELRLKSDAIPIVRFAKETGATGEREWMTQEGDGTIVQYYTIEGAAPDRVVAEMENTDNVQSSRVVDADANLYEVRFDESAAGMLLAAGAETRRIELDPDGATIVATAPEGTDVREILDRIREIYPETELRAKRTLSEQGRRDQPAWLDSTELTDKQTEMVEAAFEAGYFEWPRDVTAEDLAERLGISAATLHYHLRRAQRQLVEAYLD comes from the coding sequence ATGAACCCTGAGCACGTCGTATCGGCCGGGTCGGGGGCCGATTCGGTCGCTGCCGTGCTCGGCGAGACCACACAGCCCGCGTATCAGCTTGCTGCCGGTGGCAACATCGCGTGGTGGAACGAGCAGTTCGCCTCGGTCGTCGGCTACACCGACGAGGAGCTCTCGCAGTTGGACGCACCGGACCTGTTTCCCGCCGAGACGTGGGACCGGTTCGAGGCGCGGCTCGCCGGAGCAGACGAGACGACCTACTGGACCGACAAAATCGACATGGTCCGCAAGGACGGCGAGCAGTGTACACACCACCACACGACGAACCTGACGCAGAATGGCGGAGAAAGCGTTCTCACCGGAATCGTCTCGGTTGCCGACGGCGATCTGCCGCGCGCAGAACTGCTCGAGGCAGTACAGCTCGCGACCGACCGCGTCATCGCAGCCAAGACGCGCGAGGAAATCGAGCACGCGCTGTGCGAGACGCTCGGCAACGCCGGTCTCTACCGGGCCGTCTGGGTCGGCGAGGAACGCGACGGGCGACTCGAACCGGTAGCAGCAGCGGGCCCGGAGACGGTGTCCGTCGACGCGTTCGCCGGTGAGTGGACGGAAGCCGACGAGGCGCGTCCGGCGCTGGTGACCGCACAGACCGGGCGGATATCGACCATCAGAGATATCCCCAACTCGGAGCTTCCCGACGGTCCCCGTGCGTTCACCGCCGACCACGGGTTCCACGCCGGCTGTTCCGTCCCGCTGGTCGCCGACGGGACGATATACGGCGTGCTCACCAGCTACACCGACACGCCCGACCGGTACGGGGAACTCGAGGAGACGCTGTTGACACAGCTCGGCCGCGTCGCCGGGTTGGCAATCGGCTCAGTCCAGACGGAGCGGCTGATGCTGTCACAGCCTCGCATCGAACTCGAGCTTCGGCTCAAGAGCGACGCCATCCCGATTGTCCGGTTCGCGAAAGAGACGGGCGCGACCGGCGAGCGCGAGTGGATGACACAGGAGGGAGACGGCACCATCGTGCAGTACTACACCATCGAAGGGGCCGCCCCCGACCGGGTCGTGGCGGAGATGGAGAACACGGACAACGTGCAGTCGTCACGCGTCGTCGACGCCGACGCGAACCTGTACGAGGTGCGCTTCGACGAGTCGGCCGCCGGCATGTTGCTCGCGGCGGGTGCCGAGACGCGCCGCATCGAACTCGACCCCGACGGCGCGACCATCGTCGCGACCGCACCCGAGGGGACGGACGTGCGGGAGATACTCGACCGGATACGCGAAATCTACCCCGAGACGGAGCTGCGCGCCAAACGGACGCTCTCCGAGCAGGGGCGACGCGACCAGCCGGCGTGGCTGGATTCGACGGAGCTGACGGACAAACAGACCGAGATGGTCGAAGCCGCGTTCGAGGCGGGCTACTTCGAGTGGCCGCGTGACGTGACCGCAGAGGACCTCGCCGAGCGTCTCGGCATCTCCGCGGCGACGCTCCACTACCATCTCCGGCGGGCACAGCGACAACTGGTCGAGGCGTATCTCGACTAG
- a CDS encoding DHH family phosphoesterase, protein MVPSVDAGESPSTGAAGPTVYALADGCTFADVEEGALYHATVNGVVEYGVFVDISAHVSGLVHDSVLDGEYEVGDEFVVELAEIREDGDLSFHEADPADPVTVEVRHGENVGVSDLADSVGQAVHVEGEVVGIKQTGGPTLFQLRDGSGVVPAAAFEEAGVRAYPDIEIGDIVRVTGDVETREGAIQVEVDELARLDGEESDEVRERLETQLDETAAPAEVEPLIEWEAFEPIREELRGVAKRLRRAVLDGRPIRMRHHADGDGMCASVPVQLALQSFISEVHEDSQAPQHLFRRLPSKAPYYEMEDMTRDLNYALEDQERHGQKLPLLLMLDNGSTEEDTPAYRALAQYDIPIVVVDHHHPDPEAVEPLLDAHVNPYLHDEDYRITTGMMSVELARMIDPSLSADLEHVPAVAGLADRSQADAMDDYLALASEAGYEKDDLHDISEALDYAAHWLRYNSGDAVIEDVLNLGGDAERHHDLVEFLAERAERDVTKQVEDALPHIDHEMLSNDAHLYRVDVDEFAHRFIYPAPGKTTGEIHDRKVQETGDPVITIGFGPDFAVLRSDGVRLDIPEMVSELTEELPGAGVSGGGHLVVGSIKFVPGAREEVLDALVEKMSDAELDDDLRSTLVE, encoded by the coding sequence ATGGTTCCATCTGTTGATGCTGGAGAAAGTCCCAGCACGGGGGCTGCCGGCCCCACCGTCTACGCGCTCGCCGACGGCTGTACCTTCGCCGACGTGGAGGAGGGCGCGCTGTATCACGCGACCGTCAACGGCGTCGTCGAGTACGGCGTCTTCGTCGACATCTCAGCGCACGTCTCCGGGCTCGTCCACGACTCCGTCCTCGACGGCGAGTACGAGGTCGGCGACGAGTTCGTCGTCGAACTCGCCGAAATTCGCGAGGACGGCGACTTGTCCTTCCACGAGGCCGACCCCGCCGACCCGGTCACCGTCGAGGTGCGCCACGGCGAGAACGTCGGCGTCTCCGACCTCGCCGACTCCGTCGGCCAGGCGGTCCACGTCGAGGGCGAAGTCGTCGGTATCAAACAGACCGGCGGGCCGACGCTGTTCCAACTGCGTGACGGCTCCGGTGTCGTTCCGGCTGCGGCCTTCGAGGAGGCAGGCGTCCGCGCGTATCCCGACATCGAGATCGGCGACATCGTCCGCGTGACCGGCGACGTGGAGACCCGCGAGGGCGCGATTCAGGTCGAGGTCGACGAACTCGCGCGACTCGACGGCGAGGAGAGCGACGAGGTCCGCGAGCGGCTCGAAACGCAGTTAGACGAGACGGCCGCGCCGGCGGAAGTCGAGCCGCTCATCGAGTGGGAGGCCTTCGAGCCGATTCGCGAGGAGCTTCGCGGCGTCGCGAAACGGCTCCGGCGAGCAGTGCTCGACGGCCGCCCGATCCGGATGCGCCACCACGCCGACGGCGACGGCATGTGTGCGTCCGTCCCGGTCCAGCTCGCGCTCCAGAGCTTCATCAGCGAGGTGCACGAGGACAGCCAGGCACCACAGCACCTGTTCCGCCGGCTCCCCTCGAAGGCCCCGTACTACGAGATGGAGGACATGACGCGGGACCTGAACTACGCGCTCGAAGACCAGGAGCGACACGGCCAGAAGCTCCCGCTCCTGTTGATGTTGGACAACGGCTCGACGGAGGAGGACACGCCCGCCTACCGCGCGCTCGCCCAGTACGACATCCCGATTGTCGTCGTCGACCACCACCACCCCGACCCGGAGGCCGTCGAGCCGCTGCTCGACGCCCACGTCAATCCGTACCTCCACGACGAGGATTACCGCATCACGACGGGGATGATGAGCGTCGAACTCGCGCGGATGATCGACCCGTCGCTCTCTGCCGACCTCGAACACGTTCCCGCGGTCGCGGGACTCGCCGACCGCTCGCAGGCCGACGCGATGGACGATTACCTCGCGCTCGCGAGCGAAGCCGGCTACGAGAAGGACGACCTCCACGACATCAGCGAGGCGCTCGACTACGCCGCCCACTGGCTCCGCTACAACTCCGGTGACGCCGTCATCGAGGACGTGTTGAACCTCGGCGGCGACGCCGAACGCCACCACGACCTCGTGGAGTTCCTCGCCGAGCGCGCCGAGCGCGACGTAACGAAGCAGGTCGAGGACGCGCTCCCGCACATCGACCACGAGATGCTGTCGAACGACGCGCACCTCTATCGGGTCGACGTGGACGAGTTCGCACACCGGTTCATCTACCCCGCGCCGGGGAAGACGACGGGCGAGATTCACGACCGCAAGGTGCAGGAGACGGGCGACCCGGTCATCACCATCGGGTTCGGGCCGGACTTCGCCGTCCTTCGGTCCGACGGCGTCCGCCTCGACATCCCGGAGATGGTGTCCGAACTGACCGAGGAACTACCGGGGGCGGGCGTCAGCGGCGGCGGCCACCTCGTCGTCGGCTCCATCAAGTTCGTGCCCGGCGCGCGCGAGGAAGTGCTCGACGCGCTGGTCGAGAAAATGAGCGATGCCGAACTCGACGACGACCTCCGTTCGACGCTCGTCGAGTAA
- a CDS encoding Mov34/MPN/PAD-1 family protein, producing MRLFRSSTVIGIAEGALSFARSAAEDTHPDEYMGLLRGEDARDLGLDRDGTVVTDVLIIPGTTSSPVSATVRSDMIPTGARSVGSLHSHPNGVLRPSDQDLQTFGNGSVHVILGAPYGPDDWRAFDRSGDHRELEVLDVELPDDDFFDFTQADIDAELEGR from the coding sequence ATGCGTCTGTTCCGGTCGAGTACGGTGATCGGTATCGCAGAGGGCGCCCTCTCGTTTGCCCGTTCCGCCGCGGAGGACACCCACCCCGACGAGTACATGGGGCTCCTCCGCGGCGAGGACGCCCGCGACCTCGGGCTCGACCGCGACGGCACCGTCGTCACCGACGTGCTCATCATCCCCGGAACGACCTCCTCGCCCGTCAGCGCCACCGTCCGTTCTGACATGATTCCGACCGGCGCACGCTCCGTCGGCTCGCTCCACTCTCACCCGAACGGCGTGCTTCGCCCCTCCGACCAGGACCTCCAGACGTTCGGCAACGGCAGCGTCCACGTCATCCTCGGTGCGCCCTACGGTCCCGACGACTGGCGCGCGTTCGACCGGAGCGGCGACCACCGCGAGCTGGAGGTGCTCGACGTCGAGCTTCCCGACGACGACTTCTTCGATTTCACGCAGGCTGATATCGACGCCGAGCTGGAGGGACGATGA
- a CDS encoding adenylyltransferase/cytidyltransferase family protein yields the protein MTTVVAQGTFDILHPGHLHYLREAGSMGDELHVILARRSNVTHKEPPILPDTQRREMVDALDPVTEAHLGHESDIFVPIERIDPDVIVLGHDQHHDDDAIRRALADRGIDCEVVRATPHETDEEVLSTGRIIDRICEQRCG from the coding sequence ATGACGACGGTCGTCGCACAGGGGACCTTCGACATCCTCCACCCCGGCCACCTTCATTACCTGCGTGAGGCCGGCTCGATGGGTGATGAACTCCACGTCATCCTCGCGCGCCGGTCCAACGTCACCCACAAGGAGCCGCCGATTTTACCCGACACCCAGCGCCGGGAGATGGTCGATGCGCTCGACCCCGTCACCGAGGCCCACCTCGGCCACGAGTCGGATATCTTCGTCCCCATCGAGCGCATCGACCCGGACGTCATCGTGCTCGGCCACGACCAACACCACGACGACGACGCCATCCGCCGCGCGCTCGCCGACCGCGGCATCGACTGCGAGGTCGTTCGCGCCACGCCACACGAGACCGACGAGGAAGTGCTCTCGACGGGTCGCATCATCGACCGCATCTGCGAACAGCGGTGCGGGTAG
- a CDS encoding phospholipase D-like domain-containing protein, giving the protein MAHLRLVLLACLLTVASGAGAVAVAADEPTAEDGPHPAFASVAANPLAENDRGEYVAVTVGEGTNLSAYTLDDGEERLGLPAVNATGTVILTAHPEAVRRPGNRSVVEVPLPRLSNSGERLRLQRDGETVAALAYEDAPEAEVYSDGRWRPVGVTEYPVVDGTSGEARGFVLPDAPAAALAPIEQADERVLLAGYTLTSRRVTDALVRAHDRGARVRVLLEGGPVGGITSEQAARLDRLVNAGVGVRVVDGPTARYRYHHAKYAVADGRATVLTENWKPSGVGGTSSRGWGATVADEAVVSRLAETFAGDFGYRAAIPWREFREGETFTSESPVSGSFRARTEPATLDYESVSLLTAPDNAEREVVRRIERAESSVRVLQMSVGSVDQSLVAATVEAARRGVEVRILLSGAWYVEEENRRIVDRLNHIAEREGLSLTARLARPQGYEKVHAKGVVIDETVVLGSMNWNDNSARENREVLLAVSGAAVSDYYRNVFDRDWRASGSGGERPAGLIAVLGVLGVGCLLAARRLQFE; this is encoded by the coding sequence GTGGCTCACCTCCGACTCGTCCTCCTCGCGTGTCTGCTCACCGTCGCGTCGGGAGCCGGGGCTGTCGCGGTCGCGGCCGACGAACCGACCGCCGAGGACGGTCCGCATCCCGCGTTCGCGTCGGTCGCCGCGAACCCGCTCGCGGAGAACGACCGCGGTGAGTACGTCGCGGTGACTGTGGGTGAGGGGACAAACCTCTCTGCGTACACGCTCGACGACGGGGAGGAACGACTGGGGCTGCCGGCGGTGAACGCGACCGGAACCGTGATTTTGACCGCCCATCCAGAGGCGGTCCGGCGACCCGGGAATCGAAGCGTCGTCGAGGTCCCGCTCCCGCGGCTCTCGAACAGCGGCGAACGGCTCCGGCTGCAGCGCGACGGCGAAACCGTCGCCGCGCTCGCGTACGAGGACGCACCCGAAGCCGAGGTGTACAGTGACGGACGGTGGCGACCGGTCGGCGTGACCGAGTATCCGGTCGTCGACGGCACGAGCGGCGAGGCGCGCGGCTTCGTCTTACCCGACGCGCCAGCGGCCGCGCTCGCGCCAATCGAGCAGGCCGACGAGCGCGTCCTGCTGGCCGGCTACACGCTCACCTCCCGGCGCGTGACCGACGCACTCGTCCGGGCACACGACCGCGGTGCACGGGTGCGGGTCCTGCTGGAAGGCGGGCCAGTCGGCGGCATCACGAGTGAACAGGCCGCGCGACTGGACCGACTTGTGAACGCGGGAGTCGGGGTCCGGGTCGTCGACGGGCCGACGGCGCGCTACCGCTACCACCACGCGAAGTACGCCGTCGCTGACGGCCGGGCGACCGTCCTGACGGAAAACTGGAAGCCGTCCGGGGTCGGCGGCACGTCGTCGCGCGGCTGGGGCGCGACCGTCGCTGACGAGGCGGTCGTCAGTCGACTCGCGGAGACGTTCGCCGGCGACTTCGGGTATCGGGCGGCGATCCCCTGGAGAGAGTTCCGCGAGGGGGAGACGTTCACCAGCGAGTCGCCCGTCTCGGGGTCGTTCCGGGCCCGGACGGAGCCCGCGACGCTCGACTACGAGTCCGTGTCGCTGCTCACCGCGCCGGACAACGCCGAGCGGGAGGTGGTTCGCCGTATCGAGCGGGCGGAGTCGTCGGTCCGCGTACTTCAGATGAGCGTCGGAAGCGTCGACCAGTCGCTCGTCGCGGCAACCGTTGAGGCGGCCCGCCGCGGCGTCGAGGTCCGGATACTGCTGTCGGGTGCGTGGTACGTCGAGGAGGAGAATCGCCGCATCGTAGATCGGCTGAATCACATTGCGGAACGCGAGGGACTCTCGCTCACGGCGCGGCTCGCCCGCCCGCAGGGGTACGAGAAGGTACACGCCAAGGGTGTCGTCATCGACGAGACCGTCGTCCTCGGGAGCATGAACTGGAACGACAACTCGGCGCGGGAAAACAGAGAGGTGCTGCTCGCAGTGTCGGGGGCTGCTGTGTCGGACTACTACCGGAACGTCTTCGACCGCGACTGGCGGGCCAGCGGGAGCGGTGGCGAGCGCCCGGCTGGGCTAATCGCGGTGCTCGGTGTGCTCGGAGTCGGCTGTCTGCTCGCGGCGCGGCGACTCCAGTTCGAGTGA